From a region of the Cyclopterus lumpus isolate fCycLum1 chromosome 5, fCycLum1.pri, whole genome shotgun sequence genome:
- the LOC117731128 gene encoding transcription factor HES-5-like encodes MASRDRHKTRKPAVEKMRRDRINGCIEQLKVLLEEEVHKRDPDAKLEKADVLEMTVGFLQRRLRPRGSAPRGDGYSRCCEETLHFLRRLPKEEARHPVLSSACGRGDGDHVPAAAKPAPPVWRPW; translated from the exons ATGGCGTccagagacagacacaaa ACGAGGAAGCCGGCGGTGGAGAAGATGCGCCGAGATCGGATCAACGGCTGCATCGAGCAGCTCAAGgtcctcctggaggaggaggtccaCAAGCGGGACCCCGACGCCAAGCTGGAGAAGGCCGACGTCCTGGAGATGACGGTGGGCTTCCTGCAGCGGCGGCTGCGGCCTCGGGGCTCGGCCCCCCGCGGCGACGGCTACTCCCGATGCTGCGAGGAGACGCTGCACTTCCTGCGCCGGCTCCCGAAGGAGGAGGCGCGCCACCCGGTCCTCTCCTCTGCGTGCGGCCGCGGAGACGGCGACCACGTCCCGGCTGCAGCGAAGCCGGCGCCTCCGGTGTGGAGGCCCTGGTAG